TGCGATGCTAACCGCTTCATCTATGATTAGAGACTATAGTGCTGCTTTACATATGTTAGACTCACGAGTACATTATACAATAATTTTACAACGTATTTGCCATTTTATATCTCGCGAATGTTACGTATTCAGTTTGATGTTTACTTTTCATAAAGATACAGAGCCTGCATCAGATTCGTAGTTTCACTCTAGAATCTACATGCTAGCTTGGCTAGACACGGGCAGTTCCCTTCTCACATCCACCGGCTGAGGCCCCACTGCCCAGTGCCTATAAAGTCTCGGCGGCGCACACGCATCGTGACCATCGTCTCCGAACTCCGAAGCCTTTTCTTTACCTCCCATCTGCCCCGGCACGGAGCCTAAACCCCCGGACCCCAAGATTTCTCCTCTTCGGCATGACAAGAAACCCAACCCCACGTCCCCACCGCCTGTTCCCCACTCCCTCCCTCTCGCTCCAAGAAAAGGGCAGGCTTCGTGAGCGCGCCACGCCGCCGGAGCGGCGGGTGCTCGAGTCCGACGTCCTCAACGCCGCCGTGCACCGCTGCCTCCAGGGCGTGTCAGGTTTGGCATCGATCCCCGCCCCTCCCGTGTCGGCATTGCGAGTTTCTTGGTTCTTTTCTTTGGCGCGTTCTTTCTTGGGTCAATCCGGGGTTCCAGTTCTTTTGTTtgggtttcactaattttgccGGCGGAGCGCACGAAACAACGTTCTTGTTCTCCAAATGGCGAGCGTTGTTGGTTCGGGTGTTCTTTCTTGGGTCGCGGTGTTTGGGATCGCCAGGTAGATGGTGACTTGGGGGCTTCTTGATTGATTCTGAAGCGAGGAAAGGACcggccttttctttctttcagtGTTGGATTGCTCGGAAAGAACGAATCGAAATGTCCGGTGTTATCTTTTGCTCAGTAATCGcatttctatttctttcttGGGGGTCAATTCATCAAGTAGATAAAGGCATGCGAGTTACTGATACGTCTGCGCTAATAGTATTTGTCTGACTAACATTCGTTTCCACTGCTCAGTTTGAACAACAATTGGAGGTTTCGTAGTTTGTGCGTACAGGAGCAAAATGGATTTTGTTTAATCATGTTCTTACTTGCATTGCTCCTTAATTTTATTTATCTTTCTTTGCCAACTCCTTACTTCGGTTAGGGCTCACCAAAGAGTTCAGAGCCTGTAAATTCTTGTTAAGCCTGAATAATGCAACATAAGTACCACTCTTACTTCAGGCCTGCTCAGTCTAGAAAGAAGTTATGACAGGTTTCTGTATACATAAGAAGTTAACTGGATGAAACTCTGCCCTCTTGGTTCTTATTTTGCAACATTGTCCAGTTATTGGGTGAATTCATAGCCTTCTTTTGGCTTACAAAGTAGCTGCTTATactgaaaaatatttgtaaaatgtgATTAAAAAATAGTGAAAAGAAAATCCTAGTTCATTGTTGTCCTGCTTGGTTTGAAGCCAGATTTGTCCATACAAAAGAAATAGGTATTTTAGGGATGCTTGGTTTGAAGCCAACAATGCCCGTAAAGTTGGTGTTGCCAAATTTTTCGGGAAGTTCTGTTTCTATTTGTGTTTTGCTTAACAGTCTGGCACTCTGGCTAATTCTTGGTCAAATTCTGCCAGTGGTTCCTGTAACCAAATTTTGGCAATGCTAAACTTGGGTTAACATTGGTTAATGCGAAATTGAGCACCTGTGTTCGGATGCAGCCAATGATTGCTTAAAGTTTGTATTTCTTATGAGAATAggaaagaatttgttttgttctcATAATGTTTTGGCAAGTTACCGTTCATATTAGCATTCTAGCTGCCAAATCTTCAGTGATGGACTTCGTTTAATGTTCCTATCTTGCTAGACTCCAAGAAAGGGTTGATACATTCATTGTGGGCTCCAATGGAGAGAAAAGGGCCTGCTGCCCTCACAGCAACAGAGCTGAATGCTGCCGTGTATAGATACTTCCAGGAGTCAGGTTTGACAATCAGAGTCCAGTCCTCTCATATCTTGGTTGGATATAATCATTGCTTGTTTGTTAGTTATTTCTTGGGTCAATTATGGCCATTGTTTTGTTAGGGATCTACATAATTCTGGAATGCATGTGAATTCTTGGTTTCAAATTTGCAGGGTCCATAACTTGTGAAGATGTGGCATTAAATCAGGATTGTGGTGTTAGTTGTTTCTTCGGACAATCTATCTTGTTGTTAGGGCTCACCAAAtcgttgagagcatgtgcttgATTGGTCTGAATGAAAAGAAAGATAGAGTTTTCGTCTTTTGGTTTTTGATTGCTTGATATGAACCAAGAAAAGAAGGGGGCTTGCATGATAAgattattccttttttttccttgttttttaGTTGATTGGATTGTAGCATTGAtcatttttttgttctttcttgaTCTTAACTCATCGTGTTTCTAGGGGTTCTCCAATTAGCTACACGTGAATGCTTGTTTAGTCACACCAAGAAAGGGAATGGTCCATGTTTAGCGTTGGTTTGTTTAGTTTGAGTAAAACATTTGGAGGGTTTATGTCTAGGGAACAAGAAGAAACAATAGGGAGGTGAAGGGAGGCAGGAATAACAGATTTTAGAAATCCTATCTTATGTTAAACAGCTGATGCCATTGTTCCTTAAATTTTTAGTTCATTCTCGGGGTAATTCACTGTGTTGTTTTGGTTCCATCAAATAGCTTAGTGCATGTGGATTTTCTACAAATCTGAACCATGAGACAGGGTACTGCTAGTTTTAATGTAGGACTGCTTGGTCCAAAtcccccaaaaaaaattatgtctgTACTTCTTTAAGAAATATGGTTCTTTGGTTCTAACGCAACATTAGCACATCCTTTTATAGAATCATCTTTAGGGTGTAGCAAGTAGCATGGTGTTTTCTGAAACATCCATAAGTTTGAATCCAtaaacaattttcttttccaaataGCTAAGTGCGTTTGGATTCCTGGAAAGTGGACAGTCGTAATCAAGGAAAAGAACTATCTTTTACTTATTAACAAAACAATGGCATCATTTGTACTGCACATTGATGAAAGATGGGTTTGACCACATATTAACCTCCATTGATTGAATTGCGGAATTATTTGTTCATTGCTTAATTGTTTCTTGGTCACTTTATAAGGTTATCAGGGTTCTGACCAAAATAATGCAGCATGCGTAAAACCTTCATGAGAACCAAGAAATACATGTGCTAATTGTTTAGTGTTAGCTTGCTCAATATGAAACAGAAAGGCAATCACATTGTTTCTCCATTAGAGAAGAAATGCATCAAGCTTATCTTTAGTTGATTGGGTTCTGGTATTAATATTTTCTATGTTTTTTGTTATGTTGCTTGGGTTTTTACTGTATGCTTAGCGCATGTAAATTAACGTAAGCCGTAACCTGGAAAATAAGTATTCCATGTTTAATGTTGTCTTGTTCCATATGAAATTTCAGGATTCGTGCATACAGCATTCAATTTCTTCAACGAGGCAGGCCTTGGGAAAGCGGACATCGAGAAAATGAAGATCCCACCCGGTGCCCTGGTCAGGGTCGTGCTAAAAGGCCTTCAATACATCGAGTTGGAAGCAAATGTAAGCTAATGTAACTAGTCTGCATGATAGTCCCCACATTATCTGTTGGAAATTCCATAACATGTTTTCTTCTACCTGTTTTTGTAGTCTGAGATTGAAAATGATGACGAGTACCACTTTTTTGATACTCTGGACCTAATTACCAATGATTCAGACGAGTTGAAAAGGAAAATTACCAGCAGCGTGA
The nucleotide sequence above comes from Phragmites australis chromosome 4, lpPhrAust1.1, whole genome shotgun sequence. Encoded proteins:
- the LOC133914250 gene encoding uncharacterized protein LOC133914250, which codes for MTRNPTPRPHRLFPTPSLSLQEKGRLRERATPPERRVLESDVLNAAVHRCLQGVSDSKKGLIHSLWAPMERKGPAALTATELNAAVYRYFQESGFVHTAFNFFNEAGLGKADIEKMKIPPGALVRVVLKGLQYIELEANSEIENDDEYHFFDTLDLITNDSDELKRKITSSVKPNSVEKDKEQKTDSVKTDKAQNIDSAETATICRTPPVMQQVKAQGADAKKQKISSAEKAQKTQSVETTTRQRWQIRWIAKKLRTQKTKARKADTAQNSKSGDTAIICRTPPLMRQVKAQGAEAKKQKISSAETAQTTESAETTTGQRWQIQPITKKLRSQKTKARK